A genomic window from Ciona intestinalis chromosome 8, KH, whole genome shotgun sequence includes:
- the LOC100182390 gene encoding short transient receptor potential channel 4-like, with amino-acid sequence MEKDTSLVKVVTEGNGNILKPFTNSNNVELHPMEDEGVPVTQISSSFSSLNNSGTSLSPSLDKSSTSEEKSNHDDEVIVCIEPEIVVVAALEQMSPAEQWELKQQKKREMKMQNELREKIEAGCKIRQILASPDWKGSIDKLLIAKVKSRDWREVESIFALLKKEEYSKFSCQQACDEQMRGPLRIAVENKDIKMLELLLSEDIIKNEKIKILKDHCLYFAIACNFLEGVKLLLKREADSNLKICGSNQAFPAGTTPQILAAYHNNYEILSYLQTKLPIEIEKPPQNNMHFVLEDSYHLQMISKARSSPAYILALGDADRNFDTFLYCIKHIYELRQLAKVEHEFSNFYLQLVEDVEKFMCKLLDQIKTSADLAAIFEYDYDKRARTETLKYIFQSSPECDINNGLEEIGIGTRVRMLEKACDYKLVNFVTHHNPQLAIEHLTYRNTPFFRTGNHITFYLTRIMLALMFPVLSIFNIINPKSRAGRLITYPCTSYDCRMMSEFLFVVFLVTNISNKKMHLEYLAAPPTTWEVLILIWVMGKFVQEINELNKRGLESYFFDPWNHLDLWATILFAFNYAFRIVDYVKYHQVPVQQRPPRSEWYMFEWRLVAEGLMACAYVFVFIRLLGLTRVDRTLGPLQISLARMVKDVVQFLCIFAFILFAFALALTELYWFYGTPKGKEISCDVGVRSNLTNTTASCPEINTMFHSVWYSMIDLFWSLFGQLDMSKLSLSGKHLFTEYVAKALLAIYHVIAIIVLLNMLIAMMSRSYERTSENEEKEWKFQRTKMWIRILRREIIRPPPMNLLPSFKTIWYYLKRLKRLCCFFLVHLIRCRCSTIKRSFFPGQHRVKYQALNYHKARRNLISKYKTNILLSSENDCT; translated from the exons ATGGAAAAAGATACGTCACTGGTTAAAGTAGTAACGGAGGGAAATGGAAACATCTTGAAACCTTTTACGAATTCTAACAACGTTGAGCTGCACCCTATGGAAGATGAAG GTGTCCCTGTTACACAAATTTCATCATCCTTTTCAAGCCTAAACAATTCAGGGACTTCTTTGTCACCAAGTTTAGATAAATCTTCAACATCTGAAGAGAAATCGAATCACGATGATGAAGTTATAGTATGCATTGAACCCGAAATTG TTGTGGTCGCGGCACTGGAACAAATGAGTCCAGCTGAACAGTGGGAGTTAAAGCAGCAGAAGAAGAGAGAAATGAAGATGCAAAACGAACTCAGAGAAAAGATTGAAGCCGGATGCAAAATCCGACAGATTCTTGCCTCGCCAGACTG GAAAGGTTCAATAGACAAGTTACTGATCGCTAAAGTAAAGTCCAGAGACTGGAGAGAAGTCGAATCAATCTTCGCcctgttaaaaaaagaagaataCTCGAAATTCTCGTGTCAGCAAGCGTGCGACGAGCAGATGAGAGGACCTTTGCGAATCGCAGTTGAAAACAAGGACATTAAAATGCTTGAGCTTCTTTTGAGTGAAGACATAATtaagaacgagaaaataaag ATCTTGAAAGACCATTGCTTGTATTTCGCAATCGCTTGCAATTTCCTTGAAGGGGTAAAACTACTACTAAAGAGGGAAGCTGACAGTAACCTGAAAATTTGTGGTTCCAATCAAGCTTTTCCGGCAGGCACTACACCTCAAATACTGGCAGCCTACCACAACAATTACGAAATCCTTTCGTATTTGCAAACAAAGCTTCCCATTGAAATAGAG AAACCAccacaaaataacatgcaCTTCGTTTTGGAGGATTCGTATCACTTGCAAATGATTTCAAAAGCAAGATCCAGTCCAGCATATATCCTGGCATTAGGCGAT GCGGACCGAAACTTTGATACATTCTTATATTGCATTAAGCATATTTACGAGTTGCGACAACTCGCTAAAGTTGAACATGAGTTCAGTAACTTTTATCTACAACTTGTTGAAGACGTGGAAAAATTCATGTGCAAACTACTAGATCAG ATTAAAACATCGGCGGATTTGGCTGCTATTTTTGAGTACGACTACGACAAGAGAGCAAGGACAGAGACATTGAAGTACATTTTTCAATCGTCGCCTGAGTGTGACATTAACAACGGACTAGAAGAAATCGGTATCGGTACAAGAGTTAGAATGCTAGAGAAAGCTTGCGACTATAAATTAGTTAATTTTGTCACACACCATAACCCACAG TTAGCCATCGAGCATCTAACCTACAGAAACACGCCATTCTTTCGCACGGGAAATCATATCACGTTCTATTTGACAAGAATTATGCTCGCGTTGATGTTTCCTGTTCTTAGTATCTTCAACATAATAAACCCCAAAAGTAGAGCAGGaa GACTAATAACATATCCGTGTACGTCATACGATTGTCGCATGATGTCAGAGTTTCTGTTTGTTGTATTTCTCGTCACGAATAtctcaaacaaaaaaatgcatttggAATACTTAG CTGCACCACCAACTACCTGGGAGGTGCTTATATTGATTTGGGTGATGGGAAAATTTGTtcaagaaataaatgaattaaataaacGTGGATTAGAAAGTTATTTCTTTGACCCATGGAACCATCTTGACTTATGGGCAACAATATTGTTCGCATTCAACTATGCATTTCg AATTGTCGATTACGTCAAGTATCACCAAGTTCCCGTCCAGCAGCGTCCACCTAGATCGGAGTGGTACATGTTTGAATGGCGATTGGTAGCAGAAGGCCTAATGGCATGCGCTTATGTATTTGTGTTCATACGTCTGCTTGGACTGACTAGAGTAGATCGAACACTTGGACCACTTCAAATTTCCTTGGCCCGAATGGTTAAAGACGTGGTTCAATTTCTGTgcatttttgcttttattttatttgcttttgCTTTGGCTCTAACGGAACTGTATTGGTTTTACGGGACGCCAAAAGGAAAAGAAATCTCGTGTGATGTCGGGGTAAGGAGCAACTTGACGAATACTACTGCCTCTTGCCCGGAAATCAACACGATGTTTCATAGTGTGTGGTATTCAATGATAGATTTGTTTTGGTCTTTGTTTGGGCAACTGGATATGAGCAAACTTTCTCTTTCTGGAAAACACTTGTTCACGGAATATGTTGCAAAAGCTCTGCTGGCAATTTATCACGTAATCGCCATTATAGTTTTACTGAACATGCTGATTGCGATGATGTCCAGATCGTACGAGAGGACCAGTGAAAACGAAGAGAAAGAGTGGAAGTTTCAAAGAACAAAGATGTGGATTCGTATCCTCCGAAGAGAGATCATCCGTCCGCCTCCAATGAATCTTCTTCCGAGCTTTAAAACCATCTGGTATTACTTGAAACGCTTAAAACGACtgtgttgtttctttttagTGCATTTGATCCGCTGCAGATGTTCTACGATCAAGCGGTCTTTCTTCCCCGGACAACACCGTGTGAAATACCAAGCCTTGAACTACCATAAAGCTAGAAGAAACCTTATTAGTAAATACAAGACCAATATTTTGCTATCATCGGAGAATGATTGTACGTGA